Sequence from the Pan paniscus chromosome 4, NHGRI_mPanPan1-v2.0_pri, whole genome shotgun sequence genome:
agagtatttttttctttgttattaattttcttcagtttttcccTGTCAAACTTCCCCACTTTTGACATGTCTGGCTTATAACTCATCTTGACTAAGGAAAGCCTGTTGTTCACTCTGGACTAGATAGCAGCACCATATTCTTACTgtgttttttctatgtttaggtagaCAAATAGTATTGTGTTCCAATTGCCTACTGTATTCagtgcagtaacatgctgtacaggttggtGGCCTAGGAGCAATAACCTAGGTTAGTAGAGTAGGCCACCTAGGTTTGCATAAATGCAGTCTATGAttttcacacaatgatgaaatcatctaacaacacatttctcagaatgtgtccaCATCGTTAAGCAACACGAGGCTGTAATTGTTTTGTTTCTGGCTGCTATAAATGACAACATCAGCTGTTGAACAAGGCTGGTCTTGATTGTAATCATAAAAGTaacatttgtaaatttaaaagaaaaaagcttatatTTTCTATAGAAGGAAGATTTACATCCAAAATTGTTATTAAGTAAGTTACAAGTTTAAAGAAATGGGCATAATTTAGGTTTCAGATGGATCCCTTTTGACTCTCAACCCAGGAGCTGAGAAGTTTACAGTAGAGAAAATCTTGGGCTAGCTGTTACTTTGTGTTGCAATTTTCTTAGATTTTCTTGGGTCTTTTACTCAAAGACTTAAGACATTACATAACAATGAGCTTGGAAATAgtgtttttctctttaatataTAATTCTCTTATGCACATACTTAGTTTGCAGTTGTGGAGTCTATAATTCAGCTCTGCAATGACATTGGTGGGAGTATTAAGTAATGAGTGCACAGAATTGTACAAATGTAATACAACTATTAACTTTCATCCTGAAACTTCAGatctttt
This genomic interval carries:
- the LOC100987847 gene encoding thymosin beta-15A, yielding MSYKPDMSKVGKFDREKLKKINNKEKNTLLSKETIQQEKECIQTF